The following proteins are encoded in a genomic region of Xenopus laevis strain J_2021 chromosome 3L, Xenopus_laevis_v10.1, whole genome shotgun sequence:
- the LOC108710392 gene encoding extracellular calcium-sensing receptor: MERIFQAGDIMLGALLPLHIDKEYHPVSFRERPPHINCTTFNFENFQQLQALIIAVEEINKNPNIIPNITLGFQAYDSCNVLQKDLEGMFQILTGHGEAIPNYQCLKNISVAAVIGPYVSTHAILLANILGVYRYPQISHFATSRLLSNQVMFPSFFRTVPSDAFQSEGLAKLVLFFSWTWVGLLAVDNDYGQQGIQVVKQEIEKAGACVAFSETILMSLPDRNAKHIVKVMKDSTATAIVVFSLPADFLPVLEEMLVQNITTKMLVASEGWSTSTLFIGHKFKDILYGTIGLGLQSGIIPEFRGFLNKAHLSTGLGNYWLKLLWEDIFTCKFLEEKNLTTPMEKPVNICTGIESLESISNSYNDVSSLRTTYNVYTAVHVVAKALEDLKNCCETGDLCPHRRCPDIWNFTPWQLLYYVRKVRIKLSSGRDLFFDQNGDPPAVYDIVNWKLSPEGTIKQVKVGSYDIAASFGQFFTLNTSAIMWATEDHKCSWDEWPNLQNSRCIQKGIEYLSYEDPLGATLAATSILSSLVPVFILRLFIKHRTTPIVKANNYSLSCLLLFCLPLCFLCSLAFVGFPQPEKCLLCQVAFGLVFALCVSCILAKTIMVVLAFMATKPVSKLRRLASPLVSYIIISICFLLQFLLCMVWLLKAPPHTEYNTETKPGIIIVQCNNGSTVGFWSMLGYLGLLATISFIVAFLSRGLPDTFNEAKYITFSMLAFLSVWVSFTLASLSAQGKYIVATEIFAILSSSWALVICMFVSKCYIILFKPQMNSRKSLIKKDCKPVRAKHIM, from the exons ATGGAGCGGATATTCCAGGCAGGAGATATAATGTTGGGGGCTTTGCTGCCTCTTCATATTGACAAAGAGTATCATCCAGTGTCCTTCAGAGAAAGACCTCCCCATATCAACTGTACAAC aTTCAACTTTGAGAATTTTCAGCAACTCCAGGCGCTAATAATTGCTGTTGAGGAGATCAACAAAAACCCCAATATTATCCCCAATATCACATTGGGATTCCAAGCCTATGACTCCTGCAATGTGCTACAGAAGGATTTGGAAGGAATGTTCCAGATTTTGACAGGACATGGTGAAGCTATTCCCAATTATCAGTGTCTGAAAAATATATCTGTTGCTGCTGTTATTGGACCATATGTTTCCACGCATGCAATtctgctggcgaatattcttggggTATATAGATATCCTCAG ATCAGCCATTTTGCAACCAGTCGTCTTCTGAGCAACCAAGTGATGTTTCCTTCTTTCTTCAGGACAGTCCCCAGTGATGCTTTTCAGTCAGAAGGACTAGCAAAGTTGGTACTGTTTTTCAGTTGGACTTGGGTTGGGTTGTTGGCAGTAGACAATGACTATGGTCAGCAAGGAATCCAAGTGGTCAAACAGGAAATAGAAAAGGCTGGAGCATGTGTGGCCTTTAGTGAGACAATACTCATGAGTCTACCAGACCGCAATGCAAAGCACATTGTAAAAGTTATGAAAGACTCAACAGCAACTGCTATTGTTGTCTTTTCTCTTCCAGCCGATTTTCTTCCTGTTCTGGAAGAGATGTTAGTACAGAACATCACCACGAAAATGTTAGTGGCAAGTGAAGGGTGGTCCACATCTACTTTATTTATTGGTCATAAATTTAAAGATATTCTCTATGGTACTATAGGTTTAGGACTTCAAAGTGGAATTATTCCGGAATTTAGAGGGTTTCTCAACAAAGCCCATCTCTCAACGGGCTTAGGGAATTATTGGCTGAAGTTACTTTGGGAGGACATTTTCACATGCAAATTCCTGGAAGAGAAAAACCTTACCACTCCAATGGAAAAACCTGTAAATATCTGTACAGGAATAGAAAGTCTTGAGAGCATCAGCAATAGTTACAATGATGTTTCAAGTTTGAGAACAACTTACAATGTATACACTGCTGTGCATGTTGTGGCCAAAGCTTTGGAAGACCTTAAAAACTGCTGTGAAACAGGAGATTTATGCCCTCATCGCAGATGCCCAGATATCTGGAATTTTACTCCATGGCAG CTCTTATACTATGTAAGAAAAGTGAGGATCAAGCTGAGCAGTGGTAGAGATCTATTTTTCGATCAAAATGGGGACCCACCAGCAGTCTATGACATTGTGAATTGGAAACTAAGCCCAGAAGGCACTATTAAGCAAGTCAAGGTGGGCAGTTATGACATTGCTGCTTCTTTCGGTCAATTCTTTACTCTCAACACAAGTGCTATTATGTGGGCTACTGAAGACCATAAG TGTTCTTGGGATGAATGGCCAAATCTCCAAAACTCAAGATGCATCCAAAAGGGAATAGAGTACCTGTCCTATGAAGATCCTTTGGGAGCCACTCTGGCAGCTACAAGCATCTTGTCATCCTTGGTTCCTGTATTCATCTTGAGACTGTTTATCAAACATAGAACAACTCCCATAGTGAAAGCCAACAATTATTCTCTAAGTTGCCTGCTTCTGTTCTGTTTGCCCCTCTGTTTCCTTTGCTCTTTGGCATTCGTTGGCTtccctcaaccagaaaaatgccTTTTGTGTCAAGTGGCATTTGGGTTGGTGTTTGCCCTCTGCGTCTCTTGCATTTTAGCCAAAACTATTATGGTGGTTCTTGCTTTTATGGCCACCAAACCTGTTAGCAAATTAAGGAGATTGGCTAGTCCTTTGGTGTCCTACATAATTATTTCTATATGTTTTCTTCTGCAATTTCTCTTATGCATGGTATGGCTTCTAAAAGCACCTCCTCACACAGAATATAACACAGAAACAAAACCCGGAATCATCATTGTCCAATGTAACAATGGCTCTACTGTGGGTTTCTGGAGTATGCTTGGATATCTTGGTCTCCTGGCCACTATCAGTTTTATTGTTGCTTTCTTGTCTAGGGGACTCCCTGACACCTTCAATGAGGCCAAATACATCACCTTTAGCATGCTGGCTTTCCTTAGTGTCTGGGTGTCCTTTACACTGGCATCTCTCAGCGCACAAGGAAAATATATAGTGGCTACAGAGATCTTTGCCATCTTGTCTTCCAGTTGGGCCTTGGTGATTTGCATGTT